A single genomic interval of Marmota flaviventris isolate mMarFla1 chromosome 14, mMarFla1.hap1, whole genome shotgun sequence harbors:
- the LOC139701724 gene encoding ral guanine nucleotide dissociation stimulator-like, whose protein sequence is MVRKRPQVKGKEFSESTCKSSRPLSHKLVGDTCLIHDHLETQSPKMAKTVLVTCQDRAPVVIRRALELHLLTQEKPEEYELGQIISHRQNLRIPAQANVFYAKNPHTKPNFVLRKRSLSQKNDEWIQPQPPSGPAKKAPALLRMLAKPFYCCVPGRG, encoded by the exons atggTGAGGAAACGCCCCCAGGTCAAGGGAAAGGAG TTCTCAGAATCAACCTGCAAGTCCTCCAGGCCGCTTTCCCACAAGCTGGTGGGAGACACCTGCTTAATTCACGACCACTTAGAGACACAAAGTCCAAAGATGGCCAAGACTGTCCTG GTGACCTGCCAGGATAGGGCTCCTGTTGTCATCCGCAGGGCCCTCGAGCTACACTTGCTTACTCAGGAGAAGCCGGAGGAATATGAGCTGGGCCAAATCATCTCTCACCGTCAGA ACCTGAGGATTCCAGCGCAGGCCAATGTATTTTATGCAAAGaaccctcacacaaaacccaacTTCGTGCTGAGGAAAAGGAGCCTCTCCCAAAAGAATGATGAGTGGATCCAGCCTCAACCTCCCTCTGGTCCTGCAAAGAAGGCTCCAGCCCTCCTGAGGATGCTTGCAAAACCATTCTACTGCTGTGTGCCTGGGCGGGGCTAG